Below is a genomic region from Microbacterium sp. KUDC0406.
CTCGACCGCATGGGCGTCGGGCCGGCGGGCGTGGTCGCGGTCACGCCCGGCCGGGTCGCCGGCGGGGCGCTCGCTCTCGCCGCCGTCGGCATCTCGCTGGGCGGGGGAGTGCTGGCCTCGGCGCCGCTCTGGCTCCTGCTGCTGCCCTTCCTCGCCGGAGCCGGCATCGCCTGGCAGGCCGCCGCGAACGGGCGTCTGGCTCAGCGCGTGGAGTCGCCGCTCGCGGCGACGCTGATGAGCTTCATCGCGGGAACGCTGGTGCTGCTGGTCGCCGCTGCTGTGAGCGTCGCGGTCGACGGCCCGCCGGCGCCGCTGCCCGCCGAGCCGTGGCTGTACCTCGGCGGGCTGCTCGGCTTCGCCTACATCCTGCTCGGGGCGTTCCTGGTGGCGCAGACCGGTGTGCTGCTGCTCGGACTCGGATCGGTCCTGGGGCAGCTGAGCACCTCGATCGTGATCGATCTCATCTGGCCGCCGCCGGCCGGGCCCGCGGCCTGGCAGCTCATCCTGATGGTCCTGGTCGCCGTCGCGTCGGTCGTCGTGGCGCTGCCGCGCCGCCGTCGCCGGGACTAGTCCCGCGGCATCCGGCCGAGCACGCTCTCGGCATCGATCGCCTTGCGGCGACCTCCGCCCTTGCCCGCGGGCTTTCCGCCGACGTACAGCCAGCCCAGCAGCTGCTCCTTCTTCTTCAGGCCGTGCGCCTTCGCGACGGCCTTCGAGCGGGTGTAGTGGCCGGTACGCCAGATCACGCCCCAGCCGGCCTCGTCCAGCAGCAGGCTCAAGGTGTGCGCGACACCGGATGCCACGGCCTCCTGCTCCCAGTACGGCACCTTCTCGCTCTTGCGCGGGCTGACCACGACGGCGATCAGCAGCGGGGCGCGCAGCGGCTTCGAGGAGGGCCTGTCATCACCCTGCGCCTTGGCGATCGCGGCCCCCAGGCGGTCGCGGTCGGTGCCGCGCAGCTCGATGAGGCGCCACGGGCGCAGCGACGAGTGGTCGGCCACCCTGCCCGCCGCTCCGACCAGAGACAGCAGCTGCTCGTGCGTCGGGGCGTCGTCGGTGACCTTCGACCAGGACTGCCGCGACCGTACGGCGTCGAGGGCGCTCACGACTCGTCGGGGCTGAACGACAGCGCCAGCGAGTTCATGCAGTAGCGGTCGCCGGTCGGGGTGCCGAATCCGTCCGGGAACACGTGACCGAGATGCGAGCCGCACGCCGCGCAGCGCACCTCGGTGCGCACCATGCCCAGGCTGCGGTCCTCGATCAGCTTCACCGCCTCGGGGCGGACCGACTCGTAGAAGCTCGGCCACCCGCATCCGCTGTCGAACTTGGTGCCGCTCTGGAACAGCTCGGCGCCGCAGGCGCCGCACCGGTACAGGCCGTCCCGCTTCTCGTCGAGCAGCTCGCCGGTCCACGGGCGCTCGGTCGCCGCCTCGCGCAGCACCGCGTACTCGGCATCGCCGAGCTCGTCCCGCCATTCCGATTCCGTCTTGTCCACGTCGTAGGCCATGCATCCATTGTCTCTCGCTTCGCGACGAGCGGCGCGACCGCGCGATTCCGGCCGCGCTCTCCCTCGCGCAGCTCGGGAGTGGCGCGCAGGCACGAGAGCGGATGCCGCGTAGCCTGGGGCCATGCTCGGAGATCTCACCGATCGCGACCGCGCGATCCTCGCCCTCGAAGCCGCGTGGCCGCGGCACGGCGGCGCGAAGGAGGAGACCATCCGAGCCCAGCTCGGGATGAGCCCGGCGCGGTACTACCAGCTGCTCGGTCGTCTCATCGAGACGGAGCAGGCGGTCGAGTTCGATCCGCTGCTGGTGCGCCGGCTGCGTCGCATCCGCGACGCCCGCACCGACCGGCGCGTCGCGAGGATGCGCGGTTTCGTCGGCTGACGGCCCGGTACAGGATCGTGCCCTAGCATCGAGGGGTGTCCAAGCCCAGTCATGACCGGTTCGACGACGTCCCTCACGCGACGGGACGCGTCGGAGCGCACCGCGCAGAGGCCCCGGGCATGAACGGATGGGTCGTGCTGCTGTGGTCCGCCGCTGCCGTGCTCGTGCTCGTCGTCCTCGGGATCTTCGGCTCGCTGCTGGCGATGGGACGCATCTCGTTCGGCGGCGACACGCCGCCCAGCCAGGTCGCGACGGCCGCGCCGGAGGAGACCGGCGTCGTGGACACCTCGTACGCCGTGCTGATCCTCAACGCGACCTCGGACGGCAGCCTGGACGGCCAGGTGCGCGATCAGCTGATCAAGGCGGGCTGGGACGGCACCAGCATCTCGAGCAGCGACGCCTCCACCAGCGACTTCCCGACGACGACCGTCTACTACGTCGAGGACGCCGATGAGGCGGCCGCGATCGGGCTGGCGGGGGCGATCGGCGGCGCCGAGGTGCAGAAGAGCGACGTCTACAAGGACCTCAACGATTCCGGCGGCAAGCAGCTCACCGTGGTGATCGGCACCGACCGAAGCACGAAGGCTCCGGAGACCCCGGCCGAGTAGCGTCCTCGCGGCTTGCACTCTCCATGGTCGAGTGCCAGAATGGCGTTAGCACTCGCTTACTGCGAGTGCTAACCCCAACGTCTACGTCCAGGAGGGACGACACAACTCATGGCAAAGATCATCGCTTTCGATGAGGAGGCCCGTCGCGGTCTCGAGCGCGGCCTGAACACCCTGGCCGACGCCGTCAAGGTGACCCTCGGCCCGCGCGGCCGCAACGTCGTGCTCGAGAAGAAGTGGGGCGCCCCCACGATCACGAACGACGGCGTCTCCATCGCCAAGGAGATCGAACTCGACGACCCGTACGAGAAGATCGGCGCGGAGCTCGTCAAGGAGGTCGCGAAGAAGACCGACGACGTCGCCGGTGACGGCACCACCACCGCCACGGTCCTCGCCCAGGCGCTGGTCCGCGAAGGCCTGCGCAACGTCGCGGCCGGCGCCGACCCGATCAGCCTGAAGAAGGGCATCGAGAAGGCCGTCGCGGCCATCACCGCCGACCTGCTCGCCACCGCCAAGGAGGTCGAGTCCAAGGACCAGATCGCCGCCACCGCGTCGATCTCCGCCGCCGACCCCGAGATCGGCGCGCTGATCGCCGAGGCCATCGACAAGGTGGGCAAGGAGGGCGTCGTCACCGTCGAGGAGTCGCAGACCTTCGGCACCGAGCTCGAGCTCACCGAGGGCATGCGCTTCGACAAGGGCTACCTGAACCCGTACTTCGTCACGGACCCGGAGCGCCAGGAGGCCGTCTTCGAGGACCCGTACATCCTCATCGCGAACCAGAAGATCGGCAACATCAAGGACCTTCTGCCCGTCGTCGACAAGGTGATCCAGGACGGCAAGGAGCTCGTCATCATCGCCGAGGACGTCGAGGGCGAGGCTCTCGCGACCCTGGTGCTGAACAAGATCCGCGGCATCTTCAAGTCCGTCGCCGTCAAGGCCCCGGGCTTCGGCGACCGTCGCAAGGCGCAGCTGCAGGACATCGCGATCCTCACCGGCGGCCAGGTCATCACCGAGGAGGTCGGTCTCAAGCTCGAGAACACCACCCTCGACCTGCTCGGCCGTGCCCGTAAGGTCATCGTCACCAAGGACGAGACCACGATCGTCGAGGGCGCCGGCGAGGCGGAGCAGATCGAGGGCCGCGTGACCCAGATCCGCCGCGAGATCGAGAACACCGACAGCGACTACGACCGCGAGAAGCTGCAGGAGCGCCTCGCCAAGCTCGCCGGCGGTGTTGCCGTCATCAAGGCGGGCGCGGCCACCGAGGTCGAGCTCAAGGAGCGCAAGCACCGCATCGAGGACGCCGTCCGCAACGCGAAGGCCGCCGTCGAGGAGGGCATCGTCCCCGGTGGTGGCGTGGCGCTGCTGCAGTCGGCCAAGGTGCTCGACACCCTCGAGCTCGAGGGCGACGAGGCCACCGGCGCGAACATCGTCCGCGTCGCCATCGAGGCTCCGCTGAAGCAGATCGCCATCAACGCGGGCCTCGAGGCCGGCGTCGTCGCGCACAAGGTTGCCGAGCTCCCCGCGGGCCAGGGCCTGAACGCCGCGACCGGCGAGTACGGCGACATGTTCGCACAGGGCATCATCGACCCGGCCAAGGTCACCCGCTCGGCGCTGCAGAACGCCGCGTCGATCGCCGGCCTGTTCCTCACCACTGAGGCGGTCGTGGCCGACAAGCCCGAGAAGGCCCCGGCCGTCCCGGCCGACCCGACCGGCGGCATGGACTTTTGACGCGCGAGGGCTCAATGACGCGAAGCGGCGTTGAGCCCGAGTCGGGTCAAGGTTGAGCGAGCGAAGCGAGTCGAAACCCTAGACCGACACACACAGAACGCCCCCGGCTGCGGCCGGGGGCGTTCTGCGTTCCGTTTGGGGCGGATTCTCACAGATGGGGCGGTGCTGCGCTGCCCCGAACGCGAGAATCCGCCCGAACCCGGGCTCAGCGGAACAGGTTCGCCGAGTACTGGTCGGCATCGGCGTACTGCGTGGCAGCCGAGCCCAGTGCCGTGCCGATCGACGCGAGCACCTGCTCGACGTGCAGCTGCGCGCCGCGCCACTGCTCGCTGCAGTTCTGGAATGCGACCGAGGCGCTCCCCGTCCACGACGACTGCAGCTGGGTCAGCTGCGACATCAGCGCGGCCGACTCGGACTGCAGGCGTTCGATCGTGGCGCGTGTCGCGCCGTGCGCGGCGTGGACGGCGTCGGTGTCGACGGTGAAGACGGACATGAGGGTCTCCTCTCGTTGGGGCTTCCGACGATAGGGCGAGGCGGGGCAGCGGGAACGCCGGATTCGCGGCATCCGGGAGAGTCCGCGAGAATCGCCGAAGGGGGAGGACGAGTGGGTCAGAGATCCAGCGGCTCGATCGGCTGGGTCTCCTCGAGCAGATGCTCCGGCGTCGCCCTCGGCGGAGCCAGCGGCAGCGCGACGATGAACGTCGCGCCGCCTCCGGGAGTCTCCTCGACGCGCACCGAGCCGTTCAGCGCCTCGATGATCGACGACACGATCGCCAGGCCGAGTCCGGAGCCGCCGGTCTCCCTGGCGCGCGAGGTGTCCGCGCGCCAGAACCGCTCGAAGATCTGGTCCCTGATCTGCGGCGGTACGCCCTCGCCGTGGTCGGCGATCGCGATCGTGCCGATCCCGCGCAGCCTGTCCACACCGACGATGATCTCGATCGGGCTGTCCTCGGGCGAGAAGCGCCGTGCATTGCCGAGCAGGTTGGTCACGACCTGCCGCACCTTGTTGTCGTCGCCGAGCACGATCGGCGGTGTGCGCACGGGGATGTCCAGCGTCTCGTGGAAGTCGATCTG
It encodes:
- a CDS encoding nitroreductase family protein: MSALDAVRSRQSWSKVTDDAPTHEQLLSLVGAAGRVADHSSLRPWRLIELRGTDRDRLGAAIAKAQGDDRPSSKPLRAPLLIAVVVSPRKSEKVPYWEQEAVASGVAHTLSLLLDEAGWGVIWRTGHYTRSKAVAKAHGLKKKEQLLGWLYVGGKPAGKGGGRRKAIDAESVLGRMPRD
- a CDS encoding WXG100 family type VII secretion target, with protein sequence MSVFTVDTDAVHAAHGATRATIERLQSESAALMSQLTQLQSSWTGSASVAFQNCSEQWRGAQLHVEQVLASIGTALGSAATQYADADQYSANLFR
- a CDS encoding DUF3263 domain-containing protein; the encoded protein is MLGDLTDRDRAILALEAAWPRHGGAKEETIRAQLGMSPARYYQLLGRLIETEQAVEFDPLLVRRLRRIRDARTDRRVARMRGFVG
- the groL gene encoding chaperonin GroEL (60 kDa chaperone family; promotes refolding of misfolded polypeptides especially under stressful conditions; forms two stacked rings of heptamers to form a barrel-shaped 14mer; ends can be capped by GroES; misfolded proteins enter the barrel where they are refolded when GroES binds), whose translation is MAKIIAFDEEARRGLERGLNTLADAVKVTLGPRGRNVVLEKKWGAPTITNDGVSIAKEIELDDPYEKIGAELVKEVAKKTDDVAGDGTTTATVLAQALVREGLRNVAAGADPISLKKGIEKAVAAITADLLATAKEVESKDQIAATASISAADPEIGALIAEAIDKVGKEGVVTVEESQTFGTELELTEGMRFDKGYLNPYFVTDPERQEAVFEDPYILIANQKIGNIKDLLPVVDKVIQDGKELVIIAEDVEGEALATLVLNKIRGIFKSVAVKAPGFGDRRKAQLQDIAILTGGQVITEEVGLKLENTTLDLLGRARKVIVTKDETTIVEGAGEAEQIEGRVTQIRREIENTDSDYDREKLQERLAKLAGGVAVIKAGAATEVELKERKHRIEDAVRNAKAAVEEGIVPGGGVALLQSAKVLDTLELEGDEATGANIVRVAIEAPLKQIAINAGLEAGVVAHKVAELPAGQGLNAATGEYGDMFAQGIIDPAKVTRSALQNAASIAGLFLTTEAVVADKPEKAPAVPADPTGGMDF
- the msrB gene encoding peptide-methionine (R)-S-oxide reductase MsrB; its protein translation is MAYDVDKTESEWRDELGDAEYAVLREAATERPWTGELLDEKRDGLYRCGACGAELFQSGTKFDSGCGWPSFYESVRPEAVKLIEDRSLGMVRTEVRCAACGSHLGHVFPDGFGTPTGDRYCMNSLALSFSPDES
- a CDS encoding DMT family transporter, with protein sequence MTRSRRLPAPVALGGAVSIGAMTAVQARINGVLGVRLGDGIVAGLVSFLAGLILLVVVIAVMPAGRAGVRRLASGVRSRSVPVWMLLGGACGALTVSTQGLVAGVLGVSLFTVGVVAGQTVHGLVLDRMGVGPAGVVAVTPGRVAGGALALAAVGISLGGGVLASAPLWLLLLPFLAGAGIAWQAAANGRLAQRVESPLAATLMSFIAGTLVLLVAAAVSVAVDGPPAPLPAEPWLYLGGLLGFAYILLGAFLVAQTGVLLLGLGSVLGQLSTSIVIDLIWPPPAGPAAWQLILMVLVAVASVVVALPRRRRRD
- a CDS encoding LytR C-terminal domain-containing protein, whose product is MSKPSHDRFDDVPHATGRVGAHRAEAPGMNGWVVLLWSAAAVLVLVVLGIFGSLLAMGRISFGGDTPPSQVATAAPEETGVVDTSYAVLILNATSDGSLDGQVRDQLIKAGWDGTSISSSDASTSDFPTTTVYYVEDADEAAAIGLAGAIGGAEVQKSDVYKDLNDSGGKQLTVVIGTDRSTKAPETPAE